In Colletotrichum higginsianum IMI 349063 chromosome 3, whole genome shotgun sequence, a genomic segment contains:
- a CDS encoding Ribosomal protein S11, translating into MKVKADRDESSPYAAMLAAQDAAARCREHGINALHIKIRGTGVYVVGTGSKSPGPGGQAALRALARAGIKIGRIEDVTPIPSDSTRRKGGRRGRRR; encoded by the exons ATGAAGGTCAAGGCTGATCGGGACGAATCGTCTCCCTACGCTGCCATGCTGGCTGCCCaagatgccgccgcccgatGCAGAGAGCATGGCATTAACGCACTTCACATAAAGATACGCGGTACTGGTG TGTACGTGGTAGGCACTGGAAGCAAGTCGCCGGGCCccggcggccaggccgcccTTCGTGCCCTGGCTCGCGCTGGCATCAAGATTGGACGCATAGAGGATGTGACGCCGATCCCATCTGACTCTACCCGCAGGAAGGGCGGTCGTcggggccgccggcgctAG
- a CDS encoding Multidrug/pheromone exporter encodes MATPKDHAGNGADDPAQSSKGDQEEPSAFKGFLRVFDFGHAADYALESIAIIAAIASGVALAMVNIVIGQFISLLSDSHSTSGSQPDGFMAAVSKTALYFVYIGIVRFVCTYIYASLFTFVAHRLTRNIRHEYLRAAFSQEIGFFDKSSGSISMQATSNGKLIQSGIGEKLGNLVQASATFVAAFIIAFITQWKLTLIIIGMVPVLLIVVGGAAGLDAQIETDILKIHAQAASFAETTLAGVRTVHAFDLRKRVVSQYDSFLQNSFRLGMKKNKIYGVLFGGEYFIVHAAMGLAFWQGIAMVNRGEIPDLGGVFTVLFSVVIAASTVMTIAPQMVTFGRSATAAAELFTLIDRKSEIDPFDQSGERPGRLVGEVQLQNVSFSYPTRPDVTVLDNFSLRVPAGKVTALVGPSGSGKSTIIGLFERWYNPTAGTVRLDGKDIKDLNLKWLRTNVRLVQQEPVLFNGTVLENISNGLVGTPWETATPEEQRRRVEDAAKLAFAHDFITSLPQGYDTRIGERGGLLSGGQKQRIAIARSLISEPQVLLLDEATSALDPHAEGVVQEALNRASQNRTTIVIAHKLATIRNADHIVVMSSGRIAEQGRHDDLVAMNGIYHNLVKAQDLSPAETQQTTQRLSEKESTLDDIPGVDHPLVKNKTTEERHLASLKDREDFTLFKQRGLISTVVKLMGCTPELKFWYLLALISCIIGAALFPAQALLLGNILDVFSSPDMVSRGNFISLMFLVIAFGCLIGYFLLGWSSNMIAQTLGRKMRRELLDSVLRQDLRFFDRPENTIGTLTSRLDSYPQAVFEFMGFNVALLILALINLSACSILAISVAWRLGLVGVFAGLPPMLLAGWVRIRLEVKMENAMDKSFLQSTSVASETVMAVRTVSSLALEQKMLDKYTHELDMAIQNAAPSLFHMMIWFSMTQAIEYFVLALGFWWGSKLINDGYINFYQFIVSFMGVYFSGQATSQMFVFAGNFTKGHKAANYYFWMSALEPTIQDTPENSGKGPKHGCKSFDLENVQFAYPLAPHNRVLKGISLTIQPGEFVAFVGPSGCGKSTMVSLLQRFYDPVSGTINVDSSPLNSISPSLYRKNISLVQQEPTLFPGTIRDNISQGVDTTTTGPLPDFQLEEACRSANVWDFIASLPEGLDTPCGTGGSQLSGGQRQRIAIARALIRKPAVILLDEATSALDTESERIVQGALKKAATTGNRITIAVAHRLSTIRDASRIFVFNGGIIAESGTHGELIERGGMYAKMCEAQRLGQDM; translated from the exons ATGGCCACACCGAAAGATCATGCCGGGAATGGCGCAGATGATCCTGCACAGTCATCGAAGGGCGACCAAGAGGAGCCCTCGGCCTTCAAAGGCTTTCTG AGAGTGTTTGATTTTGGTCACGCAGCCGACTACGCCCTCGAATCCATCGCCATAATCGCTGCCATCGCCTCGGGCGTTGCCCTGGCTATGGTAAACATTGTCATCGGCCAGTTCATCTCGCTTCTGAGCGACTCCCACTCAACTTCAGGCTCTCAGCCGGATGGATTCATGGCCGCCGTTAGCAAAACAGC GCTCTACTTCGTGTACATCGGCATCGTGCGATTTGTATGCACGTACATCTACGCCTCGCTCTTCACCTTTGTCGCCCACCGTCTGACCCGTAACATTCGACACGAGTACCTCCGCGCCGCGTTCAGCCAGGAGATTGGTTTCTTCGACAAATCCAGCGGCTCCATCTCCATGCAAGCCACGTCCAACGGAAAGCTGATCCAGTCGGGCATTGGCGAAAAGCTCGGCAATCTCGTCCAGGCCAGCGCTACTTTTGTCGCAGCCTTCATCATCGCCTTCATCACCCAGTGGAAGCTCACGCTGATAATCATCGGCATGGTGCCGGTGctcctcatcgtcgttggcggcgccgccggacTGGACGCGCAAATCGAGACGGACATTCTCAAGATCCACGCCCAGGCAGCAAGCTTCGCCGAAACGACTCTTGCAGGTGTTCGTACCGTTCACGCCTTTGATCTCCGCAAGAGGGTCGTCAGCCAGTACGATTCGTTCCTCCAGAACTCGTTCCGCCTGGGCatgaagaaaaacaaaatcTACGGGGTTCTGTTCGGTGGGGAATACTTCATCGTTCACGCCGCCATGGGCTTGGCCTTTTGGCAGGGTATTGCCATGGTGAATCGTGGGGAAATTCCTGACCTCGGTGGTGTTTTCAC TGTGCTCTTCTCTGttgtcatcgccgccagTACAGTCATGACCATCGCCCCGCAGATGGTCACCTTCGGCCGCTCAGCGACTGCTGCGGCCGAGCTCTTCACGCTGATTGACAGGAAATCCGAGATTGATCCTTTTGATCAATCGGGAGAACGACCAGGTAGGCTCGTTGGCGAAGTTCAGCTTCAAAACGTTTCTTTCAGCTATCCCACGAGACCAGATGTCACCGTGCTCGATAACTTCAGTCTACGTGTTCCTGCAGGGAAGGTCACGGCCTTGGTG GGTCCCAGTGGATCGGGGAAAAGCACCATTATTGGACTTTTCGAGCGATGGTACAACCCGACGGCCGGTACAGTAAGATTGGACGGCAAAGATATCAAGGACTTGAATCTCAAATGGCTTCGAACCAACGTTCGTCTTGTGCAACAG GAGCCTGTTCTCTTCAACGGCACCGTACTCGAGAACATATCTAATGGCCTCGTCGGGACACCCTGGGAGACAGCCACGCCAGAGGAGCAACGACGACGTGTCGAGGACGCTGCTAAGCTCGCCTTCGCACACGACTTCATCACCAGTCTCCCGCAAGGGTACGACACCAGGATCGGAGAAAGAGGCGGTCTTCTTTCAGGCGGGCAGAAGCAGCGCATCGCTATTGCCCGCAGTCTTATATCTGAGCCGCAGGtgcttctcctcgacgaaGCGACTAGTGCCCTCGATCCTCACGCCGAAGGTGTGGTTCAGGAAGCCCTCAATAGAGCCTCCCAGAACCGGACAACCATTGTCATCGCCCACAAATTGGCAACCATCCGGAACGCTGACCACATTGTGGTCATGTCTTCAGGCCGTATCGCTGAACAAGGTCGCCATGACGATTTAGTCGCAATGAACGGAATCTACCACAATCTTGTCAAGGCACAAGACCTGTCCCCAGCCGAGACCCAGCAGACCACCCAGCGCCTCTCAGAGAAGGAATCTACCCTGGACGACATCCCAGGGGTGGATCATCCACTTGTCAAGAACAAAACGACTGAGGAGAGGCATCTGGCGTCGCTCAAAGACAGGGAAGACTTCACACTGTTCAAGCAGAGAGGCCTGATCAGCACCGTCGTGAAGCTGATGGGCTGCACGCCCGAACTGAAGTTCTGGTATCTGCTGGCACTCATCTCCTGCATCATCGGAG CTGCCCTGTTTCCCGCACAggccctgctcctcggcaacatcctcgacgtcttcTCATCCCCCGACATGGTGTCTCGAGGCAATTTCATCTCACTCATGTTCTTAGTCATCGCCTTTGGGTGTCTGATCGGATATTTCCTTCTGGGATGGTCTAGCAACATGATCGCACAG ACCCTGGGTAGAAAGATGCGCAGAGAACTCTTGGACTCTGTCCTCCGTCAAGACCTGCGGTTTTTCGATCGCCCCGAGAACACCATCGGCACGCTGACAAGCCGTCTCGACTCTTACCCCCAGGCGGTGTTCGAGTTCATGGGATTCAACGTTGCTCTTCTTATTCTAGCCCTCATCAACTTGTCAGCTTGCAGcatcctcgccatctcgGTTGCCTGGCGCCTTGGCTTGGTCGGCGTTTTCGCTGGGCTCCCTCccatgctgctggctggATGGGTACGCATTCGGCTCgaggtgaagatggagaacGCCATGGACAAGTCATTCTTGCAGAGCACGTCCGTAGCGTCAGAGACAGTGATGGCGGTACGCACCGTCTCCTCTTTGGCGCTTGAGCAGAAGATGCTAGACAAGTACACGCACGAGCTGGACATGGCTATTCAAAACGCGGCACCATCGCTGTTTCACATGATGATTTGGTTCTCGATGACCCAGGCAATCGAAtacttcgtcctcgcccttggcTTCTG GTGGGGATCCAAGCTCATCAACGACGGTTACATCAACTTCTATCAGTTCATCGTCTCCTTCATGGGTGTTTACTTTTCGGGTCAGGCGACGAGCCAGATGTTTGTCTTCGCAGGCA ATTTCACAAAGGGCCATAAAGCCGCCAATTACTATTTCTGGATGTCTGCCCTCGAGCCCACGATTCAGGATACCCCCGAGAACAGTGGCAAGGGACCAAAACACGGCTGCAAGTCTTTCGATCTGGAAAATGTCCAGTTTGCCTACCCTCTGGCGCCGCACAACCGGGTTCTCAAGGGGATTTCACTCACC ATTCAGCCTGGCGAGTTTGTCGCATTTGTAGGGCCATCGGGCTGCGGTAAGAGCACGATGGTTTCACTGCTGCAACGTTTCTACGACCCCGTCAGCGGCACCATCAACGTAGATTCATCACCTTTGAACTCGATCAGCCCTTCTCTCTATCGTAAGAACATATCTCTAGTGCAGCAGGAACCGACGCTGTTCCCGGGCACCATCCGGGACAATATCTCGCAGGGCGTCGACACAACCACGACTGGCCCGCTGCCCGACTTTCAGCTAGAAGAAGCCTGTCGTTCCGCCAATGTCTGGGACTTCATAGCCTCGCTCCCAGAGGGCCTTGATACGCCTTGCGGAACGGGCGGCAGCCAGCTCTCGGGCGGCCAGCGACAGAGAATTGCGATTGCACGCGCCCTCATCAGAAAGCCGGCCGTGATCCTGTTGGACGAGGCGACAAGCGCACTGGATACCGAGTCTGAGCGCATCGTTCAGGGCgcgttgaagaaggcggcAACGACTGGCAATAGGATCACTATTGCCGTTGCCCACCGACTGTCTACCATTCGGGACGCAAGCCGTATTTTCGTCTTCAACGGTGGAATCATCGCCGAGAGCGGGACTCATGGAGAGCTCATTGAGCGGGGTGGGATGTATGCGAAGATGTGCGAGGCTCAAAGGTTAGGTCAAGATATGTAG